The following proteins come from a genomic window of Ornithinimicrobium cryptoxanthini:
- a CDS encoding hemolysin family protein, producing the protein MNNPWIVLVATVLLIALSAFFVAAEFALISAKRHRLEDAAPNSRSARAALRSSSELTLLLAGSQLGITICTLALGAITKPAVHYALTPAFESWGLPYWVADAAGFVLALAIVTFLHLVVGEMAPKSWAIAHPERSATLLALPMRAFMWVFRPLLRMLNEAANWCLRRVGVEPVNSVSTGQNPDDLRHLVEHSINVGALDVGYSAQFSGALELQTLTVRDLVPRGNEPTAVAPDATAAQIQEVSLRSGHRRILVGSGTDVVGVVHVRDTLEVTGSTPVSGLMREPYLVGADTAVYAAVSGMRETGNQLALVSDDGRVVGVVTLADLLARLFPTIANPV; encoded by the coding sequence ATGAACAACCCGTGGATCGTGCTGGTGGCCACGGTGCTGCTGATCGCGCTGAGCGCGTTCTTCGTCGCGGCCGAGTTCGCCCTCATCTCGGCCAAGCGCCACCGGCTGGAGGACGCCGCTCCGAACAGCCGCTCGGCCCGCGCCGCGCTGCGCAGCTCCTCCGAGCTCACGCTCCTGCTGGCCGGGTCGCAGCTGGGGATCACCATCTGCACGCTCGCGCTGGGTGCCATCACCAAGCCTGCCGTGCACTACGCCCTTACCCCCGCCTTCGAGAGCTGGGGGCTGCCGTACTGGGTCGCCGACGCCGCCGGCTTCGTCCTGGCGCTGGCGATCGTGACATTCCTGCACCTGGTCGTCGGGGAGATGGCGCCCAAGTCGTGGGCGATCGCACACCCCGAGAGGTCGGCCACCCTGCTCGCGCTGCCGATGCGCGCGTTCATGTGGGTTTTCCGGCCGCTGCTGCGCATGCTCAACGAGGCCGCCAACTGGTGCCTGCGCCGGGTCGGGGTGGAACCGGTCAACTCGGTCAGCACCGGTCAGAACCCGGACGACCTGCGCCACCTGGTCGAGCACTCGATCAACGTCGGCGCGCTCGACGTCGGCTACTCGGCCCAGTTCTCCGGAGCCCTGGAGCTGCAGACCCTGACCGTGCGCGACCTCGTGCCACGAGGCAACGAGCCGACCGCGGTCGCGCCCGACGCCACGGCCGCGCAGATCCAAGAGGTGTCCCTGCGCTCGGGGCACCGGCGGATCCTCGTCGGCTCCGGCACCGACGTCGTCGGCGTGGTGCACGTCCGCGACACCCTCGAGGTGACGGGAAGCACCCCCGTGAGTGGCCTGATGCGAGAGCCCTACCTCGTCGGGGCAGACACCGCGGTGTATGCCGCCGTGTCCGGGATGCGCGAGACCGGCAACCAGCTCGCCCTGGTCAGCGACGACGGCCGGGTGGTCGGGGTCGTCACCCTTGCCGACCTCCTCGCCCGCCTCTTCCCCACGATTGCCAACCCCGTTTGA
- a CDS encoding TetR/AcrR family transcriptional regulator, which produces MVEAVRLADREGVDGLSMRRLAGALDAGAMSLYHYVANKEELLDAMIDVVFEEIELPPEETDWQSAMRARAVSARQVLARHPWAIGLMESRTSPGPAHLRHREAFTACLRRAGFSVLMATHANWLLDSYVYGFALQAVSLPFDTADELADMVEDVYLPQLPPDEFPYLNESAAALVAAGYDPAEEFIFGLDLVLAALEPLRASALR; this is translated from the coding sequence GTGGTCGAGGCGGTCCGGCTCGCCGACCGCGAGGGGGTCGACGGGCTGAGCATGCGCCGGCTGGCTGGCGCGCTTGACGCGGGTGCGATGTCGCTCTACCACTACGTGGCGAACAAGGAGGAGTTGCTGGACGCCATGATCGACGTCGTGTTCGAGGAGATCGAGCTCCCGCCGGAGGAGACCGACTGGCAGTCGGCGATGCGAGCGCGGGCGGTATCCGCCCGACAGGTTCTCGCACGCCACCCGTGGGCGATCGGCCTGATGGAGTCGCGGACCTCGCCGGGACCCGCGCACCTCCGCCACCGCGAAGCGTTCACCGCCTGCCTGCGAAGGGCTGGCTTCTCGGTCTTGATGGCGACGCACGCCAACTGGTTGCTCGACAGCTACGTCTACGGGTTCGCCCTGCAGGCAGTCAGCCTGCCGTTCGATACAGCCGATGAGCTCGCGGACATGGTCGAGGACGTCTACCTGCCCCAGCTTCCTCCCGACGAGTTCCCCTACCTCAACGAGTCCGCCGCGGCGCTCGTCGCTGCCGGCTACGACCCGGCAGAGGAGTTCATCTTCGGCCTCGACCTCGTCCTAGCCGCCCTCGAGCCCCTGAGAGCCTCCGCGCTCCGATGA
- a CDS encoding NAD(P)-dependent alcohol dehydrogenase has product MGTEESSNAGYRQVPGASQAGAARMRAAVQHRYGPPSVLKSSQIGIPRPGRGDVLVQVGAASVHPGDYFVMTGKPYVLRLVFGFRRPRHGIPGRDLAGVVAAVGKDVTALRPGEEVFGWSTAGTLAEYACVPADHLVPVPANLSVLDAAAVPTSAMTALQALRDIANVQPGQTVLVTGASGGVGSFAVQIAKAFGAEVTGVCSTRNVDLVRSLGADHVIDYTRTDFTRTEKRYDVILDNVEAQPLAAVRRTLRPTGTLIPNSGRGGRWLGPLGRIVKARVLSGFTRQQLRPFTSAEKHQDLLTLADLLATGQVTPVIDRTYPLDEAADALRYVGTGHTRGKVVITV; this is encoded by the coding sequence ATGGGAACCGAAGAGTCATCGAATGCCGGATACCGCCAGGTGCCGGGGGCGAGTCAGGCCGGGGCGGCGAGGATGCGCGCCGCAGTCCAGCACCGCTACGGCCCGCCCTCAGTGCTCAAGTCGTCCCAAATCGGGATACCGCGGCCCGGTCGAGGCGATGTGCTCGTCCAGGTGGGCGCGGCCTCAGTACATCCCGGCGACTACTTCGTCATGACCGGTAAGCCGTACGTGCTGCGTCTGGTGTTCGGGTTCCGCCGGCCGCGCCACGGCATCCCTGGCCGGGACCTCGCTGGCGTGGTGGCAGCGGTCGGGAAGGACGTCACCGCTCTGCGCCCCGGCGAGGAGGTGTTCGGCTGGAGCACCGCTGGAACGCTCGCGGAGTACGCCTGCGTCCCGGCGGACCACCTCGTGCCCGTGCCTGCCAACCTGTCGGTCCTGGACGCGGCAGCGGTCCCCACGTCGGCCATGACGGCGTTGCAGGCATTGCGCGACATCGCGAACGTCCAACCAGGCCAGACGGTGCTGGTCACCGGCGCGTCGGGCGGCGTGGGCTCCTTCGCCGTGCAGATCGCCAAGGCGTTTGGCGCCGAGGTGACGGGGGTGTGCAGCACCCGCAATGTCGACCTGGTCCGGTCGCTCGGTGCCGACCACGTCATTGACTACACGAGGACCGACTTCACCCGCACCGAGAAGCGCTACGACGTCATCCTCGACAACGTGGAAGCCCAGCCCCTGGCGGCTGTCCGCCGAACGCTGAGGCCCACCGGCACCCTCATCCCCAACAGCGGACGCGGCGGACGCTGGCTCGGCCCGCTCGGTCGGATCGTCAAAGCGCGCGTGCTGTCCGGGTTCACCCGTCAGCAACTGAGGCCTTTCACGTCGGCCGAGAAGCACCAGGACTTGCTCACTCTGGCCGACCTCCTCGCGACCGGGCAGGTCACGCCCGTCATCGACCGCACCTACCCCCTCGACGAAGCAGCCGACGCCCTGCGCTACGTCGGGACCGGCCACACCCGAGGAAAGGTCGTGATCACCGTCTGA